From a region of the Terriglobales bacterium genome:
- a CDS encoding sigma-54 dependent transcriptional regulator — translation METVLLVEDKAELREMLVIALGRMGYQVTAAANLADALAALRRQPYSAVLTDLKLPAGSGMEVMRAALEADPAVPVIIMTAYGSIAEAVAAMREGAYDFIQKPIDLEHLRHLLARALERQQLLRENLVLKEEYARRLGFPRIVGEDPALQEAARAMQRIAPTETTVLLLGESGTGKELFARAIHQLSGRAGKPFVALNCAAIPETLVENELFGHERGAFTGADSRRAGKFELAHGGTIFLDEIGELPAAVQSKLLRVLEEHVVERLGGSAPFRVDVRVIAATNRDLESAAEAGTFRRDLYYRLAAFPIRIPPLRERGGDVERIAEHLLERFRRELRKPGLRLGADALAALRAHTWPGNVRELANVLERAAILNEGELHAADLGLAANVRGGGAGEVTLEGSLPEVSARAVESVERAKIEATLRECKWNKSAAAQRLGISYKTLLNKIHAYGLD, via the coding sequence ATGGAAACCGTCCTGCTGGTGGAAGACAAAGCGGAACTGCGCGAGATGCTGGTCATCGCGCTGGGGCGCATGGGTTACCAGGTGACGGCCGCCGCCAACCTGGCCGACGCCCTGGCCGCGCTCCGCCGCCAGCCCTATTCCGCCGTGCTCACGGACCTGAAACTGCCCGCGGGCTCGGGCATGGAGGTGATGCGGGCGGCGCTGGAGGCCGACCCCGCCGTTCCGGTCATCATCATGACCGCCTACGGCTCCATCGCCGAAGCGGTGGCGGCCATGCGCGAGGGCGCCTACGACTTCATCCAGAAGCCCATCGACCTGGAGCACCTGCGCCACCTGCTGGCCCGCGCCCTGGAGCGCCAGCAGCTTCTGCGCGAGAACCTGGTGCTCAAGGAAGAGTATGCGCGGCGGCTGGGCTTCCCGCGCATCGTGGGCGAGGACCCGGCGCTGCAGGAAGCGGCGCGCGCCATGCAGCGCATCGCACCCACCGAGACCACGGTGCTGCTGCTGGGCGAGAGCGGGACGGGCAAGGAACTGTTCGCGCGCGCCATCCACCAGCTCAGCGGGCGAGCGGGCAAGCCCTTCGTGGCCCTGAACTGCGCCGCCATCCCCGAGACCCTGGTGGAGAACGAGCTCTTCGGGCACGAGCGCGGCGCCTTTACCGGGGCCGACAGCCGGCGCGCGGGCAAGTTCGAGCTGGCCCACGGCGGCACCATCTTCCTCGACGAGATCGGGGAGCTTCCGGCGGCGGTGCAGTCCAAGCTGCTGCGGGTCCTGGAAGAGCATGTGGTGGAGCGGCTGGGGGGCTCGGCGCCCTTCCGCGTCGACGTACGCGTGATCGCCGCCACCAACCGCGACCTGGAGAGCGCGGCGGAGGCGGGGACTTTCCGCCGCGACCTCTACTATCGCCTGGCCGCCTTCCCCATCCGCATCCCGCCCTTGCGCGAGCGCGGCGGCGACGTGGAGCGCATCGCCGAACATCTGCTGGAGCGCTTCCGCCGCGAGTTGCGCAAGCCCGGCTTGCGCCTGGGCGCCGATGCTCTGGCTGCCCTGCGCGCCCACACCTGGCCGGGCAACGTGCGCGAGCTGGCCAACGTGCTGGAGCGCGCCGCCATCCTCAATGAGGGGGAGTTGCATGCCGCCGACCTGGGCCTGGCGGCCAATGTGCGCGGTGGCGGCGCGGGCGAGGTGACCCTGGAGGGATCGCTCCCCGAGGTGTCGGCGCGCGCAGTGGAATCGGTGGAGCGCGCCAAGATCGAGGCGACTCTGCGGGAATGCAAGTGGAACAAGAGCGCGGCGGCGCAGCGCTTAGGGATCTCCTACAAGACGCTCCTCAACAAGATCCACGCCTACGGGCTGGACTGA
- a CDS encoding DUF1569 domain-containing protein — translation MDSHLERLHRALERATGDLTAEQLTRHKEGKWCVAEILEHLALTYSGTVKAMERVLAAGKPLVRPATLKEGIATVLVVEAGHMPGGRQAPEMTRPRGLPPEQAVARIREDFAAMRAALEKCRQRFGASVKIANHPILGPLSVTQWCKFHWVHTRHHIKQVERLRRLGA, via the coding sequence ATGGATTCTCATCTCGAACGCCTGCACCGGGCCTTGGAGCGTGCCACCGGCGACCTCACTGCCGAACAGCTCACCCGCCATAAGGAAGGGAAGTGGTGCGTGGCCGAGATCCTGGAGCATCTGGCGCTCACCTACTCCGGCACGGTGAAGGCCATGGAGCGCGTGCTGGCGGCGGGCAAGCCCTTGGTCCGCCCCGCCACGCTGAAGGAAGGCATCGCCACCGTCCTGGTGGTGGAGGCCGGGCACATGCCGGGAGGGCGCCAGGCGCCGGAGATGACCCGTCCCCGCGGCCTGCCTCCGGAGCAGGCCGTGGCCCGCATCCGCGAGGATTTCGCCGCCATGCGCGCCGCCCTGGAAAAGTGCCGGCAGCGCTTTGGCGCTTCCGTGAAGATCGCCAACCATCCCATCCTGGGACCGCTCAGCGTGACGCAGTGGTGCAAGTTCCACTGGGTCCACACCCGCCACCACATCAAGCAGGTGGAGCGCTTGCGCCGGCTGGGTGCGTAA
- a CDS encoding tetratricopeptide repeat protein, whose translation MSRILVSLALAAALASPALVYAQGQDPAPPASQDSTPSSPQPADQAQKKSRLSRLKDKFSSGCVVGIGCWGDTKKPDSEAGQQKAPEGGSAPSSRPVPADQSSSRGTQIDLGPPSGSGAKPAGGVQGTYEMTLWDPHRAAKDIEVGDLYRKQGNYRAAVSRYRDALDYKPNDAEATFRMAETLEKLGEVEDAAAYYQSYLRILPRGDYAAASHQALARLEPLLGDRPPQARSGRGEEDLQLGEFYLALTNYPAAAQRFVHALQLDPYDSMAHLRLALALERMGRAAEAHEQYEAYLELLPRGPFASDVRKELAKMGPVQAPPVAPPKPDLTPILEAAEHELDAGNYAAAAERARQVLAVEAENPRALFRLAQALEGMGQREQALAGYQHYLKVDPNGPYSVPALLALDRLAHDRTAATSPPSQNPR comes from the coding sequence ATGTCGCGGATCCTGGTGAGTCTGGCGCTGGCGGCAGCGCTCGCATCCCCGGCCCTGGTCTACGCGCAAGGGCAGGACCCGGCCCCCCCTGCCAGCCAGGACAGCACGCCCTCCTCCCCGCAGCCGGCCGACCAGGCGCAGAAGAAGAGCAGGCTGTCCCGCCTGAAGGACAAGTTCTCGAGCGGCTGCGTGGTGGGCATCGGCTGCTGGGGCGATACCAAGAAGCCCGATTCCGAGGCCGGCCAGCAGAAGGCTCCGGAGGGCGGGTCGGCGCCGTCCTCCCGCCCCGTGCCCGCCGATCAGAGTTCCAGCCGGGGGACTCAGATCGATCTCGGACCGCCCAGTGGCTCCGGCGCCAAACCCGCTGGCGGGGTGCAGGGCACCTACGAGATGACCCTGTGGGATCCGCACCGTGCCGCCAAGGACATCGAGGTCGGGGACCTCTACCGGAAGCAGGGTAACTATCGCGCCGCCGTCAGCCGCTACCGTGACGCCCTCGACTACAAGCCCAACGACGCCGAAGCCACCTTCCGCATGGCCGAGACCCTGGAGAAGCTGGGCGAGGTGGAAGATGCCGCCGCCTACTATCAGTCCTACCTGAGGATCCTGCCGCGGGGCGACTACGCGGCGGCCTCGCATCAGGCGCTGGCGCGCCTCGAGCCCCTGTTGGGCGACCGCCCACCGCAGGCGCGCTCCGGCCGGGGCGAAGAAGACCTGCAACTGGGCGAGTTCTACCTCGCCCTGACCAACTACCCCGCCGCCGCCCAGCGTTTCGTGCACGCCCTGCAGTTGGATCCTTACGACAGCATGGCCCACCTTCGCCTGGCCCTGGCGCTGGAGAGGATGGGCAGAGCGGCGGAGGCGCACGAGCAGTACGAGGCCTATCTGGAGTTGCTACCTCGGGGTCCCTTCGCCTCCGATGTGCGCAAGGAGTTGGCGAAGATGGGCCCGGTCCAGGCGCCTCCGGTCGCGCCACCGAAGCCCGACCTGACCCCCATCCTGGAAGCCGCCGAGCACGAGCTGGACGCGGGCAACTACGCCGCCGCGGCCGAGCGCGCCCGCCAGGTGCTGGCGGTGGAGGCGGAGAATCCGCGCGCCCTCTTCCGCCTGGCCCAGGCGCTGGAAGGGATGGGGCAGCGCGAGCAGGCCCTGGCCGGCTACCAGCACTATCTCAAGGTCGATCCCAACGGACCCTACTCGGTCCCGGCCCTGCTGGCGCTGGACCGCCTGGCGCACGACCGCACCGCCGCTACTTCTCCACCCTCACAAAATCCCCGCTAG
- a CDS encoding OmpA family protein gives MKRTSFALMVVIATGLATGCASKNYVRQQVTPLVNKTDELDQMTAKNARDIRDVDTRAQAGIQDVQSKAAAADQRAQAAGQQADQAQSLASQTATGVNRLTGVVANLDNYQSVVDTSVHFAFNSADLSPKAKEALDELGAEVAKQKHYIVEVEGGTDSVGDAAYNYELSQRRADAVIQYLVSNYQIPAYRIYMVGLGKDKPTASNKTAKGRADNRRVEVHLMTNSVESDTSASNASAPGATPQR, from the coding sequence ATGAAGCGCACAAGTTTCGCGTTGATGGTAGTGATAGCGACGGGGCTGGCCACCGGCTGCGCCAGCAAGAACTATGTCCGCCAGCAGGTCACGCCTCTGGTCAACAAGACCGATGAGCTGGACCAGATGACGGCCAAGAACGCGCGCGACATCCGCGACGTTGACACCCGGGCCCAGGCCGGGATCCAGGACGTGCAGAGCAAGGCCGCTGCCGCCGACCAGAGGGCGCAGGCTGCCGGCCAGCAGGCCGACCAGGCGCAGTCGCTGGCCTCGCAGACCGCCACCGGCGTGAACCGCCTCACCGGCGTGGTCGCCAACCTCGACAATTATCAGTCCGTGGTCGATACCTCGGTGCACTTCGCCTTCAATAGCGCCGACTTGAGCCCGAAGGCCAAAGAGGCCCTGGACGAGCTGGGCGCCGAAGTGGCCAAGCAGAAGCACTACATCGTCGAGGTGGAGGGCGGGACGGATTCGGTGGGCGACGCCGCCTACAACTACGAACTCAGCCAGCGGCGCGCCGACGCCGTCATCCAGTACCTGGTGTCGAACTACCAGATTCCCGCCTACCGTATCTACATGGTCGGGCTGGGCAAGGACAAGCCCACCGCCTCCAACAAGACTGCCAAGGGGCGGGCCGACAACCGCCGGGTGGAGGTGCACCTGATGACCAACAGCGTCGAGTCCGACACCTCTGCCAGCAACGCCTCGGCCCCCGGGGCCACGCCCCAGCGATAA
- a CDS encoding FkbM family methyltransferase yields the protein MIAPWPLRLARATRHLPWFRGLSALLKVYQRTLPSDAVYRIEDFDGDLKLDVSLRETMGINLWHAPQLHEKEERRLFCSTVGPATVVLDVGANVGIYTLLAAKRGAQVFAVEADPDNAKALRHHVELNGFSDRVTVFEMAATDSAQPLKLYRNPRNRGGSSLFGQCDPVQVEGRTLDSLDLPPLDLCKMDIEGAEAQALRGMQATLARSPQMKLLVECSCLAGSPEPLLSLLHAEFAWVSIVGGGRLVPSEGVPPYCNLWAHH from the coding sequence ATGATTGCGCCCTGGCCTTTGCGTTTGGCTCGCGCGACCCGCCACCTGCCATGGTTCCGCGGGCTGAGCGCCCTCTTGAAGGTTTATCAGCGCACGCTCCCCTCCGATGCCGTGTACCGAATCGAGGATTTCGACGGCGACCTCAAGCTTGATGTCAGCCTCCGCGAGACCATGGGCATCAACCTGTGGCATGCGCCACAGCTGCATGAGAAAGAGGAGCGGAGACTTTTCTGTTCGACGGTCGGGCCGGCGACAGTGGTGTTGGATGTGGGCGCCAACGTCGGCATCTACACGCTTCTCGCGGCCAAACGGGGAGCGCAAGTGTTTGCCGTCGAGGCCGACCCGGACAATGCGAAGGCTCTTCGTCACCATGTCGAGCTCAACGGTTTCAGCGACCGCGTAACCGTGTTCGAGATGGCTGCGACCGATTCCGCCCAGCCGCTCAAACTGTACCGGAATCCCCGCAACAGGGGCGGATCGAGTTTGTTTGGACAGTGCGACCCCGTCCAAGTGGAGGGGAGAACTTTGGACTCGCTCGATCTGCCTCCCCTCGACTTGTGCAAGATGGACATCGAGGGAGCGGAGGCGCAGGCGTTGCGGGGCATGCAGGCTACGCTGGCACGCTCGCCGCAGATGAAACTGCTGGTGGAGTGCTCTTGCCTGGCCGGCAGTCCCGAGCCCCTGCTGTCGCTGCTGCACGCCGAGTTCGCCTGGGTCAGCATCGTGGGCGGAGGCCGGCTGGTCCCATCGGAGGGAGTCCCGCCGTACTGCAACCTCTGGGCACATCACTGA
- the uvrC gene encoding excinuclease ABC subunit UvrC, producing MDLHEKIRTLPTDPGVYLYKNAAGEVIYVGKAKNLRARVRSYFLEGAAEDAKTGSLLREAVDVEYIVVANEKEALALENNLIKQKKPRFNILLRDDKTYPYIKLSLGEPWPRLSVTRRLKKDGSAYYGPYFPANLAYRLMELVHRTFRLCNCTRDLSREHARPCFQYYLGRCLGPAVEGGCTPESYRQAVDDARLFLEGKHGDLARSLEQRMARAAQAQQYELAATHRDSLATIAELEERQRMAAAEGDDADAFGYHYEDGRLAVNLFHLRGGKMLDRREFFWEEVDPASFDAGEVFSALLKQLYLDQQYVPAHLYVPADFEDRAMLEEMLSERGRRVEIAVPQRGAKRSLVDLASHNARHSYDQRFRVMKPSVRAIQQALQDALTLPELPRRVECFDISHIQGAETVASMVVWEDGRMKKSDYRKFLVREVAGVDDFASMREVVGRRYRRLQQEKQKLPSLVLVDGGLGQLHAAAEALEALSLTSQPLAALAKREEILYVYGQENEPVVLDHHSPVLHLMQQIRDEAHRFAVGFHRKRREMRDRASELLDVPGIGEATRRRLLEHFGSVRAVKQADAAALAAVVTRAQAQAILEHFRK from the coding sequence GTGGATCTGCACGAGAAAATCCGCACGCTGCCCACCGACCCCGGCGTCTACCTCTACAAGAACGCCGCCGGCGAAGTGATCTACGTGGGCAAGGCCAAGAACCTGCGTGCCCGTGTGCGCTCCTACTTCCTGGAAGGCGCGGCCGAAGACGCCAAGACCGGCAGCCTGTTGCGCGAAGCCGTGGACGTCGAGTACATCGTGGTGGCCAACGAGAAGGAGGCGCTGGCCCTCGAGAACAACCTCATCAAGCAGAAGAAGCCCCGCTTCAACATCCTGCTGCGCGACGATAAGACCTATCCCTACATCAAGCTGAGCCTGGGCGAGCCCTGGCCGCGGCTCTCCGTCACCCGCCGCCTCAAGAAGGACGGCAGCGCCTACTATGGCCCCTACTTCCCCGCCAACCTGGCCTACCGGCTGATGGAGCTGGTGCATCGCACCTTCCGCCTGTGCAACTGCACCCGCGATCTGAGCCGCGAGCACGCGCGACCCTGCTTCCAGTACTACCTGGGACGCTGCCTGGGCCCGGCGGTCGAGGGCGGTTGCACTCCCGAGTCCTATCGCCAAGCGGTGGACGACGCCCGCCTCTTCCTCGAGGGCAAGCACGGGGACCTGGCAAGGTCGCTGGAGCAGCGCATGGCGCGCGCCGCCCAAGCCCAGCAGTACGAATTGGCTGCCACCCACCGCGACAGCCTGGCCACCATCGCCGAATTGGAGGAGCGCCAGCGCATGGCTGCCGCCGAGGGCGATGACGCCGACGCTTTCGGCTACCACTACGAGGACGGGCGCCTGGCCGTCAACCTCTTCCACCTGCGCGGCGGCAAGATGCTCGACCGCCGTGAGTTCTTCTGGGAGGAGGTCGACCCTGCCTCTTTCGACGCCGGCGAGGTCTTCTCCGCCCTGCTCAAGCAGCTCTACCTCGACCAACAGTACGTGCCCGCGCACCTCTACGTCCCGGCGGACTTCGAGGACCGGGCCATGCTGGAGGAGATGCTCTCGGAGCGGGGGCGCCGAGTAGAGATCGCGGTGCCGCAGCGCGGCGCCAAGCGCTCACTGGTGGACCTGGCCAGCCACAACGCCCGCCATTCCTACGACCAGCGCTTCCGGGTGATGAAACCCAGCGTGCGCGCCATCCAACAGGCGCTGCAGGACGCCCTCACCCTGCCCGAATTGCCGCGGCGGGTGGAGTGCTTCGACATCTCCCATATCCAGGGAGCGGAGACGGTGGCCTCCATGGTGGTGTGGGAGGACGGACGCATGAAGAAGTCCGACTACCGCAAGTTCCTGGTGCGCGAGGTGGCGGGGGTGGACGACTTCGCATCCATGCGCGAGGTGGTGGGGCGGCGCTACCGCCGCCTGCAGCAGGAGAAACAGAAACTCCCCAGCCTGGTGCTGGTGGACGGCGGGCTGGGACAACTGCACGCCGCCGCCGAGGCCCTGGAAGCGCTGTCGCTGACCAGCCAGCCGCTGGCGGCGCTGGCCAAGCGCGAGGAGATCCTCTACGTCTACGGGCAGGAGAACGAACCCGTGGTCCTCGACCACCACTCGCCGGTGCTGCACCTGATGCAGCAGATCCGCGACGAGGCCCACCGCTTCGCCGTCGGCTTCCACCGCAAGCGGCGCGAGATGCGCGACCGGGCCTCGGAGCTGCTCGACGTCCCGGGTATCGGCGAGGCCACCCGCCGCCGCCTGCTGGAGCACTTCGGCAGCGTGCGCGCGGTCAAGCAAGCCGATGCTGCCGCCCTCGCCGCCGTGGTCACCCGCGCCCAGGCCCAGGCCATCCTGGAGCACTTCCGCAAGTAG
- a CDS encoding c-type cytochrome codes for MRVRSASFLAAMVVVIALAVAGLGQKVKQTSAPPTSAASGQDMYMSYCAACHGTDLKGGGPAAAALKIAPTDLTTLARRNGGKFPTLHVSHLIAGEEVYPAHGSKDMPVWGPAFRALSQHDKSVVMLRIDNLTKYIEEHQVK; via the coding sequence ATGCGTGTTCGTTCTGCTTCGTTCTTAGCGGCGATGGTGGTGGTAATCGCGCTGGCGGTCGCCGGCCTGGGCCAGAAGGTCAAGCAGACCTCGGCGCCTCCCACCTCGGCCGCCTCCGGCCAGGATATGTACATGAGCTACTGCGCCGCCTGCCATGGCACGGACCTCAAAGGCGGCGGCCCGGCGGCCGCGGCGCTGAAGATCGCGCCCACCGACCTGACCACCCTGGCACGCCGCAACGGCGGGAAGTTCCCCACTCTCCACGTCTCGCACCTCATCGCGGGTGAGGAGGTGTACCCGGCACACGGTTCCAAGGACATGCCGGTCTGGGGTCCTGCCTTCCGGGCGCTGAGCCAGCACGACAAGTCGGTGGTCATGCTGCGCATCGACAACCTGACCAAGTACATCGAGGAGCACCAGGTCAAGTAG
- a CDS encoding vitamin K epoxide reductase family protein, producing the protein MRFLTAAIVALCLAGQVVSVMALREHYNTETSPCSINERWDCGAVNHSMFAVIRGVPVAAIGILGYALLAALAGRFRLLTALGALAGLAFALRLSYVEWRVLETWCIYCVASQGIIALIFILAAVAFFLGRRTSARG; encoded by the coding sequence ATGAGATTCCTGACGGCTGCCATCGTGGCGCTGTGCCTGGCTGGACAGGTGGTCTCGGTCATGGCGCTGCGCGAGCACTACAATACCGAGACTTCGCCCTGCAGCATCAACGAACGCTGGGACTGCGGGGCGGTCAACCACAGCATGTTCGCCGTGATCCGCGGGGTGCCGGTGGCCGCCATCGGCATCCTGGGATATGCGCTGCTGGCCGCCCTGGCCGGTCGCTTCCGCCTGCTCACCGCGCTGGGTGCGCTGGCCGGCCTGGCTTTTGCCCTGCGCCTCTCCTATGTCGAATGGAGAGTGCTGGAGACGTGGTGCATCTACTGCGTGGCGTCGCAGGGGATCATCGCGCTCATCTTCATCTTGGCTGCCGTCGCCTTCTTTCTGGGACGGCGCACCTCGGCGCGCGGGTAG
- a CDS encoding BadF/BadG/BcrA/BcrD ATPase family protein has protein sequence MALFLGIDGGGSKTECALGDETQVLARAQAAACKIQSVGRQEARAALHQAIGMACVAAEVERASIQRTCIGLAGAADPEIARLARELVSGLVAGEVEVRGDMVVALEAAFGGGAGLVVIAGTGSIAYGRNPKGQTTRAGGWGPAVSDEGSGGWIGRQAVAAVLRAHDSGDTSPLEEAVLQGFGVATCDELVRAVNAQPPPDFAALLPHLLRAAQLPGTGARELLIQAGSELSGLAKLVMRRLWPGSAPLRVAMAGGVFQNSAEVRRTFSGSLLAERPRAEIVPEVVQPVLGALALARQSYVGASRER, from the coding sequence TGCGCGCTGGGCGACGAAACGCAGGTGCTGGCTCGCGCCCAGGCTGCTGCCTGCAAGATCCAGAGCGTGGGCCGGCAGGAGGCACGGGCCGCGCTGCATCAGGCCATCGGCATGGCCTGCGTGGCGGCGGAGGTGGAGCGCGCCAGCATCCAGCGCACCTGCATCGGCCTGGCCGGGGCGGCCGATCCCGAGATCGCGCGCCTGGCGCGGGAATTGGTGAGCGGTCTGGTGGCGGGCGAGGTCGAAGTGCGGGGCGACATGGTGGTCGCACTGGAAGCGGCCTTTGGCGGCGGCGCCGGGCTGGTGGTCATCGCCGGCACCGGCTCCATCGCCTACGGCCGCAACCCGAAGGGCCAGACGACGCGCGCCGGCGGCTGGGGCCCGGCCGTCTCCGACGAGGGTTCCGGCGGTTGGATCGGCCGCCAGGCGGTGGCGGCCGTGTTGCGCGCCCACGACAGCGGCGATACCTCACCCCTGGAGGAAGCCGTCCTCCAGGGTTTTGGCGTGGCCACCTGCGACGAGCTGGTGCGCGCGGTCAATGCCCAGCCGCCGCCCGACTTTGCTGCGCTGCTGCCCCATCTGCTGCGCGCTGCCCAGCTCCCCGGGACGGGCGCGCGCGAACTCCTCATCCAGGCGGGCAGCGAACTCTCCGGGTTGGCCAAGCTGGTGATGCGGCGGCTGTGGCCGGGCTCTGCCCCCCTGCGCGTGGCCATGGCGGGGGGCGTCTTCCAGAACTCCGCCGAGGTGCGCCGCACCTTCAGCGGTTCCTTGCTGGCCGAGCGGCCTCGGGCCGAGATCGTGCCGGAAGTCGTCCAGCCGGTGCTGGGAGCGCTGGCGCTGGCGCGCCAGAGCTACGTGGGGGCCTCGCGCGAGCGATAA